The genomic window TCCTGGACGTCCGAGGGCGCGATGCCCTCGCGGGCCGCCCGGCGAGGGTGCGCTTCGGCCGCTGCGGCGACGAGTCGCCCGCGCGCGCGGCGGCTCAGGATGCGCGTTCCCGCGAGGCCGAGCAGGGCCGGCGTCAACGACACGGCGATGAGCACGGCGACGAGGACGCTCACCGCACCCGCCGTCCCCATCAGCCCGAGGAACGGGATGCCGGTGATGTTCAGCGCCAGGAGGGCGACGATGACCGTGGTGCCGGCGAACACCACCGCATTGCCGGCGGTGCCGTTGGCGAGGCCGATCGAGTCGACGACGTCCGCGCCCTGCAGGAGCTGGCGCCGGTGCCGATACAGGATGAAGAGCGAGTAGTCGATGCCGACGGCCAGCCCCAGCATCACGCCCAGGATCGGCGTGACGGATGCCATCTGCACCAGACCCGAGAACGACAACGTGGCCATCGCGCCGATCGCGACCCCGACCAGTGCGGTGATGATCGGGAACGAAGCCGCGAGGAGGGATCCGAGCACGACGATCAGAACGATCGCGGCGATCGCGACGCCGATCGCCTCGCCCACGCCGAGGATCTCCGGGACCCCCTGCGAGATCTCGGTGTTGAAGGCGACCTCGACCCCGTCGACGGGTGCGGCGGTGAAGTGCTCGACCACGGCGTCCTTGGACGCCTGCGAGAGCTCGAGACGGGGTTCGCTGAACGAAACGTTCACGATGGCCGTGGATCCGTCCGCCGCGACCAGGCGGATCGCATCCGCGAAGCCGAGCAGCTCCGACCCGTCATCGAGTTGCGTCTGTTGGGCGTCGATCTGGACGAGGCCGTCGCTGAGCCGAGTCTGCTGCTGCTCGAGGCCGGACCGCTGCTGGTCGATCTGCTGCTGCTGCGCCTCGAGGGCCGTCAGCTGGGCCTGCTTCTGCGCGGCCGGGAGCGGCGCGGATTCGATCTGCGCCTTCGCCTCGTCGAGCTTCTGCTGTCCCGCCTCGAGCTGAGACCTTCCGGCGTCGAGCTGTTGCTGACCGGACTCCGCCTGCGCTCGGGCCTGGTCGATCTGCTGCCTGCCGTCGACGATCTGTTGCCGCTGCGCGTCGAGCTGCTGCTGGGCGGTGAAGGGGTCGGTGACACGGGCCACGTCGGGGAGGTCGCCCGCCGAGGTCACCAGCGCCGAGATCGCGGTCTTCTGCTCGTCGGTGAGGGGCGAGCCGTCATCGGTACGGAAGACCACGGCGCCCGAGGCGCCCGCGAAATCGGGAAGCTCCCCCTGCAGTTCGGAGATCACCTCTCCGGATGCCGTTCCCGGGATGTCGAAGCTCGAACTGAGGCCTTTGAATCCGACGAGGAAGCCGCCCACGACCATCCCGAGGATGACCAGCCACGCGACGATCACCGTCCACGCGCGACGAGCCGCGAAAGTTCCGAGGCGGTGCAGCAGTTCAGCCATGCGGGGTGTTCCTCTCGTGCGGTGCGCGCGAGGGAGCACCGTCGGCTCCGACCAGTCCGGGCAAAGATAACACGCACCGTCTCGTCTCGCTTTGCCCCGCGATCGTCCAGAATGTGTGGCATGACTCTTCCGCGCAGTGGCCCCGTGCGCAGCGAGGCGGCGCGCCTTGCGATTCTCGATGCCGCGGTGGCGCTCTTCGTCGAACGCGGATACGACCACCTCACGATCGAGGGGATCGCCCGACGCGCGGGCGTGGGCAAGCAGACGATCTACCGCTGGTGGGCGAGTAAGGGCGACGTCATCGCCGAGGCGATTCTCGAGGGCCGCTTGCTCGGCGGCCGACGCGATCTGCCCGACACCGGCGACCCGCGGACCGATCTCGCTGCGTGGCTCACCGACCTGTTCACTCTGCGGGCGAGCGCGGACGGCGAGGGAATGCTTCGTTCTCTCGTCGCTGCGGCCGCCGGCAGCGCCGAAACCGGCCGGCGGCTCCGCGCGGAGATCCTCGCTGCCCCTCTCGTCGAGAGCCTCTCGCAGGCCATGGGTGGCGTCTCGGGCCCGCGGCTCGACGCCGCCGCCGACGCCCTGGTGGGGGCGGTCATCCTGCGCGCCCTCAGCCGCGAGCAGTTCGACGCCGCCGACATGCTGGCCCTCGTCGACGCCGTCGTGGGCGGCGCTCCCCCGCGTTGAGGCGCACCGCCGTCGAACGCCGGGGTCCGGCATCCACCCCCGGATAGCACAGCGGGCGGATCGTCGTCCAGTCCCGGAACGCAGAGCCGGATGCCGTAGAATCGAGCCCAGCAAGGGGAGTACTCCCACCGCGACGTTCTCGTCAATACGGATCACGCCATCGTGAGCCCGGGACGTCGGCCCATCTCGCCGGGTGGAGGAGACCTTGGTGTCTTGTCGTACACCTATTTCCCTTGGAGGCCGCCATGGGCGTCACCCCTCTGATCTGGATCATCACGATCGCGATCACCATCGCCTTCTTCGTGTTCGAATTCTTCGCGCACGTCCGGAAGCCCCACGAGCCCTCGATCGCCGAATCCGCCCGCTGGTCGGCGTTCTACATCGGCCTCGCGCTCCTGTTCGGCGTCGGCATCGGAGTGTTCTCCGGTTGGACGTTCGGTGGGGAGTACTTCGCCGGTTATCTGACCGAGAAGGCGCTGTCGATCGACAACCTCTTCGTGTTCCTGATCATCATGACCGGGTTCGCCGTGCCGAAGATCTACCAGCAGAAGGTGCTGATGATCGGCATCGTGATCGCTCTGATCATGCGCGGTGCCTTCATCGCCGTGGGCGCCGCCCTCATCGAGAACTTCTCCTGGATCTTCTACATCTTCGGCGCGCTGCTGCTGTTCCTCGCCTATCGTCAGGCGTTCGCACACGGTGAGAGCGACCCCGCGAACGGCAGATTCATGAAGTTCGTCCGCCGCGTCCTGCCGGTGAGCGAGGAGTACAACGACGACAAGCTGACCGTGCGCAAGAACGGCAAGCGATTCGTCACCCCGATGCTGCTCGTGATCATCGCCATCGGCTTCATCGACCTCGTCTTCGCCGTCGACTCGATCCCCGCGATCTACGGCCTGACGAACGAGGCGTACATCGTCTTCACCGCCAATGCGTTCGCGCTGATGGGTCTGCGTCAGCTTTACTTCCTCATCGGCGGCCTGCTGGAGCGCCTGGTCTACCTCGCGCAGGGCCTCGCGGTCATTCTGGCGTTCATCGGCGTCAAGCTCGTCTTCCACGCTCTGCACGTGAACGAGCTGCCGTTCATCAACGGCGGCGAACCGCTGCTGTGGGTGCCCGAAATCCCCATCTGGTTCTCGTTGCTGTTCATCGCGGCGACGGTGGCAGTGGCGACCTTCCTCAGCCTGCGCAAGACCCGCAACGACGACAAGAAGAAGGAGCGGGAGACCTTCGAGGGCGAGAAGGTCATCCACGCTCCCGAAGACTGACCTCGTCACGGAGGGCCCGCACCGCGGGCCCTTCGTCGTGTCTGCCGCATCTGCGTGGCGAACGCAACCCCGGCGAGCGCGCTATTCCCCCGCCCTACCGTGGCCGACATGACGCGATTCGGCTACACCCTCATGACCGAGCAGAGCGGCCCCAAGGCCCTCGTCGACTACGCCGTCGGTGCCGAGCGCGCCGGCTACGACTTCCTCGTCTCGAGCGACCACTACTCCCCGTGGCTCACCAGCCAGGGCCACGCGCCCTACGCCTGGACGGTGCTCGGAGCGGTCGCACAGGCCACCACCGACGTCGAGCTGATGACGTACGTGACCTGCCCGACCGTTCGCTATCACCCCGCCGTGGTGGCCCAGAAGGCGGCGACCCTTCAGCTCTTGTCCGACGGTCGTTTCACTCTGGGCCTGGGGTCCGGCGAGAACTTGAACGAGCACGTCGTGGGTGAGGGGTGGCCCGCCGTCCACGCGCGTCAGGACATGCTCGTCGAGGCGATCGAGATCATCCGCGCGCTGCACACGGGCGACCTCGTCACCTACGACGGCGAGTATTTCCGCGTCGACTCCGCACGCGTGTGGGATGCCCCCGACGGTGGCGTCCCCATCGGTGTGGCTGTGTCGGGCGAGCACTCGATCGAACGCTTCGCCCCGCTCGGCGACCACCTGATCACCACCGAACCCGACGGCGATCTGATCGCCGGATGGGATGCGCACCACGAGGGCCCCTCGCGGAAGATCGGCCAGATCCCGGTCAGCTGGGATCCGGACAAGGATGCCGCGGTCGCCCGTGCCCACGATCAGTTCCGGTGGTTCGCCGGCGGCTGGGCGGTGAACGCCGACCTGCCCACTCCGGCCGGCTTCGCGGGTGCGTCGCAGTTCGTGCGGCCCGAGGACGTCGCGGAGTCGATCGCCTGCGGCCCGGACCTCGACGAGCTCGCCGAGAGCGTCCGCCCCTTCATCGACGCGGGGTTCACCGACATCGCGATCGTCCAGGTGGGCGACGAGCAGCAGCAGCGCTTCGTCGACGAGATCGCGGCCCCGCTTCTCGAGAAGCTCCGCGCGCTGTGACGGGTCGGGGTGCGCACTGCGCGCACCCCGGCATCACGCGCGTCCGACGTATCCCGCCTCGGCGACCCACCGCTCGAGCTTCCAGACGGGGAAGCGGAAGATCCGGGCGACGGTGACCACGTTGTAGTCCGCCTCGGCGACGGCCGCGACCGCGAATTCCCGGAGGGAGCGGAACTCTCGACCTGCGAGAACCCCCTCGCGCAGATCGGAGAAGGTCCGCGGTTCGCGGGCGACACCCGCATCCTGAGCGACGAGGACGTAGCGCGAAGTGAGCGGGGGCACGTCGCTTTCGGCCACAAGAGGAGCCGGAGGCGCCACGCCGATCTCCGTTCGGACGATCGTGGCGGTGGACGCGGGCGAGACGACGGTCGTCGCCGCCGGGGCGCTTCCCATCCACGGCGCCGGAGGAAGAGCGCCTTCCCACGACTTCTCCGTCGGTTCGATCGGGGGCGACGCGGGCGCGGGGTCGACTCGCGGCGGCGTGACGGAGGTCGTCTGCGGTGCCGGGGTGCCTTTCACCCACGGGGCGGCGGGGAGCTCCCCTCCCCAGATCACCTCACTGGGCACGACACGGGGGCTCGACGCGGGTGCGGGCGCGGCCGACGTCATCCACGGCGCCGGAGGGAGGTCCCCGCCCCAGGTCACCTCGCTCGGCACGACGTACGGGCTCTCGGGTTCTCGATCGCTCCGGTCCCGAGCCGTCTCGCCGAACAGCTCCGACAGATCGATCTCGAAGGCTTCCGCGAGAGCGACGAGGGTCGCCAGCGAGGCCGTCGTGCGTCCGGATTCGATCGCACGAACACGCGACTCCGAGATCCCGGCTTCGTACGACAGAGCCGTGACGGACAGGTCGCGCTCGCGCCGCAGACCACGGACTCGGTCAGCGAGGGTGTTCAGGACGGCGTCGAGGCGGTCGTCGACGGACATCGAGGTCACCTTCCGGCCTCAGTGCACGGCATCGATACCGCGCTCCGCGCGGGACATGGCCCCGAAGGACGCCGGTCTCGAGTCGCAGAACCCGCCTCGACCGCGCCGTGTGATCGTGCCGACACCATTCTCCCCCTCAGGCACCAAGCCGTCGACTCATGTCCGGGGGAGACACTGAACACTATCGCGTCCGACGATCGCCGTGTGAACGCCGCGCGCACCCCCTCGTGTGCGCCGGCGCGGCGCCCGCTCCGCCGGCGCCGCCCCACCGGACTGACCGCCGACGACTCGTCGGCGGTCAGTCCGGTTCGTCTTCAGGCGCCGTCGCGTAGGTCGCGGAAGAAGGTGTCGACGTGGGCGCGCAGCGCCTCGACCCGTCGATCGCGAGCGGCCGCGGCGTCATGCCCGAGGTAGGCGGGCGGATCGAGCCGCCGAACATTCCGCGAGCACTCGAACCGCGCGCACACGAGGGTTCCGACGGTGTTGCCCGCGCGCCCGGCCTTCCCGGCGCGGCGGGCGGCGAAGAACACGACGTCGTTCGGCAACGTCACATCGGAGCACCACGAGCATTGCGGGCGCGTGCGCGTCGGTTGCTCCGCTTGTCGCAGTTGAAGACCGACGGGGCTCCCGTCAATGTCGGCGACCACGAATCCGAGGAGCGGGGTCTTGGCGTCACGCCAGCCGAAGTAGTCGAGGCGGTCCCACGGAGCCGCGTCGAGGTCGGTGGGGATGACGATGGAGCTGCGCTCACGTGTGGAGACGTTGACGAAGCTGGAGCGGAGATCGGAGGCAGAGAAGGCGTGCATGGAGAGTCCCGTCGGTGAACCGCGTCGCGCGGGGCGGAGCGGCGACGAACGCGCGAGAAATCGCGCGGCGATGGGCCCGTCTCGAGAGGACGGGCGAGGTGGGCGCGCGCGGCGAAGCCGAGCGCCCGCGCCGGTCACCCGGCGAGGAAGGCGGCGTGCACGGCGCCTGTGCCGTCGGCGCTCCGCGCGCCGACGACCCCCTCACGCCCGGAGGGCATCGACGAGGTGAAGGGGGACATGGACCCCACCATACGCCTCTCAGCCTCGGAAGGCGGCCGAGCCGAGGATACGCTCGACGGTCATCTCCAGGACGACCCGATCGGGGTTGAGCCGCGGCTGCCGGTAGCGGGCGGCGTACAACTCGACCGCGTGGCTCACGGCATCCGGATCATCGCTCACCCGCGCCGCACCCTCGAAACTGATCCACTTCGCCCCGTCGACCGAGCAGATGGAGGCCCGGCCACTGCGCTCCGCGTTGACGAACTTCTGCGTTCCCCGCGATCCGATGACGCGGACGACGCCGTCCTCATAGGTGAACCCGACCGGGACGGAATGCACCCGCCCCGACCGCCCGATGGTCGACAGGGTGGCCAGGTGGTACTCGCGGAGGAACTCGAAGGCGTCGTCGGTCAGCACGATTCCAGGGTGCCACGTCCCACGAGATCCGTGACCGTCTTCGTCGCAGCGTCCCACCGGCGGATGCCGACCGCTCGCGCTGCGAGATCCTCGCCGCTCCGTTCCTCGAGGACGCCGAGCGCGTCGCCCAGGCGCTCCAGGGGCACCCGCCGGGCGAGTGTCACGTGCGCCGTCCACGCGCCGGGAACCGTGTGGTCGACGTCGGCCCCCGGCCCGGCGAGCTCGTGCACCCGGGCGTGCAGCGAGAGGAGCTCCTCCGTCGGGATCACGGAGCGCGCGATGACCCGGTTGCGTCCCCTCCCGAACAGGACGGGGGCCCCGAGGCGTAGCGCGAGCGGAAGAGCCGCCTCCAGGGGCGCGGCATCGAACGGCGCCAGGTCCGGTCGGACGAGGAGGGTCACGTGGGGGCGATTGCTCTCGCCACGGTGACGGGCCTGACTGGGCAGGTCGGCGCTGACGAGGGCGTCCCACTCTGCGCGGACGGCGGAGTCGGTCTCGTCGTCGAAGATCAGCTCGAGGCTGACCACATCCGTCATCGTCGCGTCACCGGGTGGACCACCACGCGGCCGCCACCAGGACGGGCTGGAAGAACAACCGCCCGAAACGCTTCTGGTCGGTGTCCAGCCCGAACGCCGAACGACCCTTGCGCCACTGGTCGATGTTGCCGGGGAAGATCGCTACGAAGAAGGCGGCGAGCGCGGCTCCGATCCGACGCCGCTCCTTCGGGAGGACGAGGAGCGCAAGCCCGAAGGCCGCCTCCACCACGCCGGATGCCACGACCACCGCGTCGCGATCGAGCGGACCGTTCTCGACCAGCACGTCGGGCACCTGGGCCTGGAAGTCGCGGCGGGCGAAGGTCAGGTGCGAGACACCGGCGAACAGCATTGCCAGGGCGAGAGCCCAGCGCACGACAGATTTCATGGAGACACCGTACGACGGTCCTCGGTCGCCGCGGGCAGGCTTGACGCCACGTTCCGGCGGTTCTGTGCCCCCCCTCAAGAATCGCTACGGCATACATCCCGATTGCGCAACCCCGGGCCGCCGACGGCGCACGGCGGTTGACTGGCACCACGGACGAAGGAGGTGCACCGTGACCATGACCGATACCGCGACCCGCGAGAGTCGAGAGCAGGATCTCGACGCTCTCCTCGTGCGCGCAGCTTCGGGCGACTGCGACGCCTTCGTCGAGTTCTACGACGCCACCTCACCCCGCGTCTATGCGGTGCTGCTCTCCCTCACGGGGATCGCGGCGCGCGCCGACGCGCTCCTCGAGGGCATCTACGTCGAGGCGTGGGAGCGCATGCGCGGGCGCTCGGCTCCCCCGTGCCCCGGAATGGAGTGGATGTCGGCCATCGCTCACCGCCACGCCACGGCGCCGCGGTGAGCCTCAGCGGGCGTCCGCGACGAGTGCAGTGGTGCTGTCGCCGAGATCGAGCGTGAGACCGCTCGATGAATTCGCCGCATTCGCCAGGCTCTGCAGCAGGGCGGGGTCGAGCACCTCGGGCTCCGCAGATCCGAACACGAACCGCAGGGGAATCGACGGCTGGATCCAGAGAGTGCTCCGCCCGGCGGGTTCATCCGATGGATGCCGCCATGAGACGGTGAAACTCTCGCCGCGACGCAACTTGGTCGCGATGACGACCTTGACGTGCGCGAGGACGCGATCGGGGATGCGGATCGGGCTCGGAGAAGACCCATAGAACAGTGAGCCCATCGGCGTCTCCTTCCGGGTGATTCCGGTCTTCTGATCATACGAGATCCGCCCCGCTGAGCACATGAACCGAAAGGGAAGTCTGAGCGTGATCTCCCTTGTCGGACTCGAGCCGGAATACATCGGTCGGCTGGAATCTCGGCGACCTAACTACAATGCCTACACGGGGGCTCTACCCCGAGGAGACTTATGACGCTCGAGACGCAAGACGATCACGCGATGACGGCGGCGCGCGCGGTCGAAAGGCTCCGCCTGGCGGAAGCCCGGCTCGCTCGGCGGCGGCAGACGGATTGCGGTCCTAGCGAGAACGCCCGCGCGGCAATGCGTCTGATCCTTGAACGCGCCGATGCCGGAGTCACTGTCACCCCCACCGAGATCGCCCAGGCGCTCGAAATCTCCACCGCCTCGGTCACGGGGATGCTGGACCGCCTGCGCGCGGGCGGGTTGATCGATTTCGTCGCGAACCCCTCGGACCGCCGGAGCAAGTTCGTCGTCCCCTTCGATCGCGGCACCGACCCGGATGCCATCGACCCGGTGACCGCCCGCATCCGCGAATTCGCCCTGGGCCTTCCGGACGACACCGCGGATCAACTCGCCGTGTTCCTGGACCGTGTGCGCGAGGTCGTCGACGCCGAGTGCGCCTGAGGGAGCTCAGCCCATCGAGGCGGAAACCGCGTCGGGGTCGGGCTCGGCCGTGATGCTCAGTCCCTGCGGGGAACTCGCCTCGTCCATGAGAGCTTCAACCCACCGACGATTGAGCTGCGGCGCTCGACTGCCGTAAAAGTGGAAGACCAGCGGGATCGACGGCGAGATCCAGAGCGTGCGGGTCCCGCTGCCGTCCCCCATCGGGAACTGGAACATGAAGGGTTCGCCGCGGCGCAGCTTGTTCATGAAGACCACTCGGAGGTGGGACAGGGTCCGGTCCTCGATGTCGAAAGAATGCCCGAGGGTGTTGTAAACCAGTTTGCCCACGGCTTCAGTCTATAACGCTTCACCCCCTTAACTACCTCGGCCCTGGCCCCGCTCACCTCGACTAGAGTCCTGAACGTGGCGAGATCACCCCGGCCGAGGCGGCCCCGACGGCGGGTCCCGCGCGCGCTCATCGTCGCCGGTGCGATCGTCGCCGTCGTCGCTCTCATCGTCGGAATCGGCGTCGTCGGGAGCCTGGTCACGAACCTCTTCCAGACGCTGTCGGCGAAGCCGCCGGCGGTCGGCACCCGGATCATCGCGCCGGACGAGTCGAAGGCCGCGCAGGCCGCACGCTCGGGAGAGGGCGACACCGACCAGGTGGCGGCCGCGCAGTGGCTCTCCACGCAGCCCACCACGTACTGGCTCACGCCTGAGCTCGACCCCATCGATGAGGTGTGGGACCGAATCGCTCACCTCGCGGCCGAGGCGCGCGACCAGAAGGCATCCATCTCGGTCGCGGTGTACGGACTCCCGGACCGCGATTGCGGCAATCACTCCGCGGGGGGCCTCGACCCCGCGTCGTACGCGCAGTGGACCAAGCGCATCGGCGACGCCCTCCGCAACGCCTCCGACATCCAGAAGATCGTCGTGCTCGAGCCGGACTCCATCGCCCTGTCCTCCTCGTGCGGGTCGGTGAGCGATCGCGCGGGCTACCTGCAGCAGGCGGTTCAGAACATCCGTGGAACGAACACCTGGATCTACGTCGACGGCGGCCACTCCGCGTGGCATCCCGCCGCCGAGATGGCGAGCCTGATCTCGGCGATGGGAGTCCTCCCCGACGTCCGAGGCGTGGCCCTGAACGTCTCGAACTACCAGGACACCGCCGCGGAGTTCGCCTACGCCCACGAGCTGTCCGATCTTCTCGGCGGAACTCACGCGGTCATCGACACCTCGCGCAATGGCGCTGGCCCCGCCGGGTCGGAGTGGTGCAACCCCTCGGGCCGCCTGGTCGGCAGCCCCGGCGGCTCCTACGGCGATGGAGTGGTCGACACCAACCTGTGGATCAAGCCGGCCGGTGAGAGCGACGGCGAGTGCAACGGGGGTCCCGTCGCCGGCGCATGGTGGCCGGCCGCAGCGGCGGAGTTGACCCGCGAACAGCGCTGACCCAGGGGTCGACCGCGACCGTGCCGGGAAGTGTGTCAAAATTGCGCTCGTCGC from Microbacterium testaceum includes these protein-coding regions:
- a CDS encoding LLM class F420-dependent oxidoreductase, with protein sequence MTRFGYTLMTEQSGPKALVDYAVGAERAGYDFLVSSDHYSPWLTSQGHAPYAWTVLGAVAQATTDVELMTYVTCPTVRYHPAVVAQKAATLQLLSDGRFTLGLGSGENLNEHVVGEGWPAVHARQDMLVEAIEIIRALHTGDLVTYDGEYFRVDSARVWDAPDGGVPIGVAVSGEHSIERFAPLGDHLITTEPDGDLIAGWDAHHEGPSRKIGQIPVSWDPDKDAAVARAHDQFRWFAGGWAVNADLPTPAGFAGASQFVRPEDVAESIACGPDLDELAESVRPFIDAGFTDIAIVQVGDEQQQRFVDEIAAPLLEKLRAL
- a CDS encoding TetR/AcrR family transcriptional regulator produces the protein MTLPRSGPVRSEAARLAILDAAVALFVERGYDHLTIEGIARRAGVGKQTIYRWWASKGDVIAEAILEGRLLGGRRDLPDTGDPRTDLAAWLTDLFTLRASADGEGMLRSLVAAAAGSAETGRRLRAEILAAPLVESLSQAMGGVSGPRLDAAADALVGAVILRALSREQFDAADMLALVDAVVGGAPPR
- a CDS encoding helix-turn-helix domain-containing protein; this translates as MSVDDRLDAVLNTLADRVRGLRRERDLSVTALSYEAGISESRVRAIESGRTTASLATLVALAEAFEIDLSELFGETARDRSDREPESPYVVPSEVTWGGDLPPAPWMTSAAPAPASSPRVVPSEVIWGGELPAAPWVKGTPAPQTTSVTPPRVDPAPASPPIEPTEKSWEGALPPAPWMGSAPAATTVVSPASTATIVRTEIGVAPPAPLVAESDVPPLTSRYVLVAQDAGVAREPRTFSDLREGVLAGREFRSLREFAVAAVAEADYNVVTVARIFRFPVWKLERWVAEAGYVGRA
- a CDS encoding glycoside hydrolase family 6 protein; its protein translation is MARSPRPRRPRRRVPRALIVAGAIVAVVALIVGIGVVGSLVTNLFQTLSAKPPAVGTRIIAPDESKAAQAARSGEGDTDQVAAAQWLSTQPTTYWLTPELDPIDEVWDRIAHLAAEARDQKASISVAVYGLPDRDCGNHSAGGLDPASYAQWTKRIGDALRNASDIQKIVVLEPDSIALSSSCGSVSDRAGYLQQAVQNIRGTNTWIYVDGGHSAWHPAAEMASLISAMGVLPDVRGVALNVSNYQDTAAEFAYAHELSDLLGGTHAVIDTSRNGAGPAGSEWCNPSGRLVGSPGGSYGDGVVDTNLWIKPAGESDGECNGGPVAGAWWPAAAAELTREQR
- a CDS encoding DoxX family protein, giving the protein MKSVVRWALALAMLFAGVSHLTFARRDFQAQVPDVLVENGPLDRDAVVVASGVVEAAFGLALLVLPKERRRIGAALAAFFVAIFPGNIDQWRKGRSAFGLDTDQKRFGRLFFQPVLVAAAWWSTR
- a CDS encoding TerC family protein gives rise to the protein MGVTPLIWIITIAITIAFFVFEFFAHVRKPHEPSIAESARWSAFYIGLALLFGVGIGVFSGWTFGGEYFAGYLTEKALSIDNLFVFLIIMTGFAVPKIYQQKVLMIGIVIALIMRGAFIAVGAALIENFSWIFYIFGALLLFLAYRQAFAHGESDPANGRFMKFVRRVLPVSEEYNDDKLTVRKNGKRFVTPMLLVIIAIGFIDLVFAVDSIPAIYGLTNEAYIVFTANAFALMGLRQLYFLIGGLLERLVYLAQGLAVILAFIGVKLVFHALHVNELPFINGGEPLLWVPEIPIWFSLLFIAATVAVATFLSLRKTRNDDKKKERETFEGEKVIHAPED
- a CDS encoding FBP domain-containing protein — encoded protein: MHAFSASDLRSSFVNVSTRERSSIVIPTDLDAAPWDRLDYFGWRDAKTPLLGFVVADIDGSPVGLQLRQAEQPTRTRPQCSWCSDVTLPNDVVFFAARRAGKAGRAGNTVGTLVCARFECSRNVRRLDPPAYLGHDAAAARDRRVEALRAHVDTFFRDLRDGA
- a CDS encoding MMPL family transporter; amino-acid sequence: MAELLHRLGTFAARRAWTVIVAWLVILGMVVGGFLVGFKGLSSSFDIPGTASGEVISELQGELPDFAGASGAVVFRTDDGSPLTDEQKTAISALVTSAGDLPDVARVTDPFTAQQQLDAQRQQIVDGRQQIDQARAQAESGQQQLDAGRSQLEAGQQKLDEAKAQIESAPLPAAQKQAQLTALEAQQQQIDQQRSGLEQQQTRLSDGLVQIDAQQTQLDDGSELLGFADAIRLVAADGSTAIVNVSFSEPRLELSQASKDAVVEHFTAAPVDGVEVAFNTEISQGVPEILGVGEAIGVAIAAIVLIVVLGSLLAASFPIITALVGVAIGAMATLSFSGLVQMASVTPILGVMLGLAVGIDYSLFILYRHRRQLLQGADVVDSIGLANGTAGNAVVFAGTTVIVALLALNITGIPFLGLMGTAGAVSVLVAVLIAVSLTPALLGLAGTRILSRRARGRLVAAAAEAHPRRAAREGIAPSDVQEHPRRAARTGAVPVAAAGVKPMSTFRAVVTMVVATIVLLVVAIPALSMRLGLPDGGSEAEDSTAYKAFTWTEQAFGAGANAPLLVTAALPSGTAEDEVRGVQLDVARELFSQNDVAAVAPVAVSDDRTLAAFQVIPKEGPNAVSTEQLVRDLRAIPPVDGDIHLGVAGAAAINIDISEGLASVLPIYLVVVVGLSFLIMVMVFRSLLVPLIATLGFVLSLFATYGAVTAVFQWGWLGGVLGVHNPGPILSFLPVILVGILFGLAMDYQLFLATGMREAWAHGAAPRVAVAQGFRAGRTVVTAAAIIMVAVFSGFIASDSVIIKSMGLGLALGVLFDAFIVRMLLMPAIMHVLGGSAWWLPKWLDRIVPDVDVEGSALERRHPGHHGS
- a CDS encoding 2'-5' RNA ligase family protein; the encoded protein is MTDVVSLELIFDDETDSAVRAEWDALVSADLPSQARHRGESNRPHVTLLVRPDLAPFDAAPLEAALPLALRLGAPVLFGRGRNRVIARSVIPTEELLSLHARVHELAGPGADVDHTVPGAWTAHVTLARRVPLERLGDALGVLEERSGEDLAARAVGIRRWDAATKTVTDLVGRGTLESC
- a CDS encoding MarR family winged helix-turn-helix transcriptional regulator; translated protein: MRLILERADAGVTVTPTEIAQALEISTASVTGMLDRLRAGGLIDFVANPSDRRSKFVVPFDRGTDPDAIDPVTARIREFALGLPDDTADQLAVFLDRVREVVDAECA
- a CDS encoding PPOX class F420-dependent oxidoreductase translates to MLTDDAFEFLREYHLATLSTIGRSGRVHSVPVGFTYEDGVVRVIGSRGTQKFVNAERSGRASICSVDGAKWISFEGAARVSDDPDAVSHAVELYAARYRQPRLNPDRVVLEMTVERILGSAAFRG
- a CDS encoding ATP-dependent DNA ligase; translation: MGKLVYNTLGHSFDIEDRTLSHLRVVFMNKLRRGEPFMFQFPMGDGSGTRTLWISPSIPLVFHFYGSRAPQLNRRWVEALMDEASSPQGLSITAEPDPDAVSASMG